One genomic segment of Flagellimonas marinaquae includes these proteins:
- a CDS encoding GNAT family N-acetyltransferase: protein MQKNHPFFGTIFTSLWSEHFQKNSIFEYKFIDPVQFVRHKYLPIYHNVGRNITNGIYYNLNQSGQDYKGKAFLIYDVLSDKMPQEDIEVPAGLSVKRVRQYKGYLSSLEGFGGFEDYFANQFSSKSRTNLRKYLKRLDTNFNTEFKVFHGKISKEEYDVHFGKMLDLIEKRFEELELENNILRLQDYYYDLCYKMILNKEASLNVLYVNEEPAAISFCFLSPERAYFAITTFDTDFRRYNLGHVLIMKIMEWCFDNNIKEFDYSKGTYDYKTRWSNKFYYFENHILYDKTSLKALFYGNLFYYFFRVKQFLRDIEFNKLYSRIKFFLKKKETKSETIDIQELDTADFDKNKYQEISISEKPHSNVKSVVYDLAFSKPQKVEDIKVYANSEKSHYFIQGKGISKKVVFTA, encoded by the coding sequence ATGCAAAAAAACCATCCGTTTTTTGGTACAATTTTCACTTCTCTTTGGTCCGAACATTTTCAAAAAAACTCAATTTTTGAATATAAATTCATTGATCCTGTACAATTTGTCAGGCACAAGTACTTGCCCATATACCATAATGTGGGAAGGAATATTACCAATGGCATCTACTACAATTTAAATCAATCCGGGCAGGACTATAAGGGGAAGGCGTTTCTAATATATGATGTATTATCGGATAAGATGCCCCAAGAAGATATTGAGGTGCCTGCGGGACTCTCTGTAAAAAGGGTGAGGCAGTACAAAGGGTATTTGTCATCCCTCGAAGGGTTTGGTGGGTTCGAAGATTATTTTGCCAACCAGTTTTCCTCGAAAAGCCGGACCAATCTTAGAAAGTATTTAAAGCGATTGGATACAAATTTCAACACGGAATTCAAGGTGTTTCATGGAAAGATTTCAAAAGAAGAGTACGACGTGCATTTTGGCAAAATGTTAGACCTGATCGAGAAAAGATTCGAGGAGCTGGAGCTGGAGAACAATATCCTGAGGCTTCAAGATTATTATTACGATCTATGTTATAAGATGATTTTGAACAAAGAGGCTTCATTGAACGTGCTGTATGTGAATGAAGAACCTGCTGCGATTTCATTTTGTTTTTTATCACCTGAACGGGCCTATTTTGCTATCACGACCTTTGATACTGATTTTAGGAGGTACAATTTGGGGCATGTACTTATCATGAAGATCATGGAATGGTGTTTTGACAATAACATCAAGGAATTTGATTACTCCAAGGGGACTTATGATTACAAGACGAGATGGTCCAATAAGTTTTACTATTTCGAAAACCACATTCTGTATGATAAGACTTCGTTGAAAGCACTTTTTTACGGTAACCTATTTTATTACTTTTTCAGGGTGAAGCAATTTTTAAGGGACATTGAATTCAACAAGTTATATTCGAGAATAAAGTTTTTTCTAAAGAAAAAAGAAACTAAAAGCGAAACGATAGACATACAGGAGCTGGATACTGCAGATTTTGACAAAAACAAGTATCAGGAAATATCAATTTCCGAGAAGCCACACTCCAATGTTAAGTCGGTAGTATATGACTTGGCATTCTCAAAACCACAAAAAGTGGAAGATATAAAGGTGTATGCCAATAGCGAAAAATCACATTACTTTATTCAAGGAAAAGGTATTTCAAAGAAGGTGGTATTTACAGCTTAG
- a CDS encoding NAD-dependent epimerase, producing MQILVTGAAGFIGFHTSKALLELGHSVIGLDNINDYYDTKLKTARLKELGVFDNVLKKPNEVCQSSTYPKFSFVKLDITDRENLPKLFSKHNIGIVCHLAAQAGVRYSIENPEAYIDSNIVGFLNILECCRNFKIKHLLYASSSSVYGNNKSIPFKTTDNVDHPVSLYAATKKSNELMAHTYSHLYDIPTTGLRFFTVYGPWGRPDMAMFLFTDAILKGKPIKVFNHGNMERDFTYIDDIVTGIVHIIEGDLEKRLKFGEKYKVYNIGNNQSVKLTDFIKAIEEELGTTAQKELLPMQDGDVPKTWADVKDLMNDFNYRPNTSIKKGVASFVSWYKNFYGYNHENP from the coding sequence ATGCAAATATTGGTCACCGGGGCAGCCGGCTTTATTGGATTCCACACATCAAAGGCATTATTGGAACTGGGGCATTCCGTTATCGGTTTGGATAACATCAATGACTATTACGACACAAAACTTAAAACCGCCCGATTAAAAGAACTAGGGGTTTTTGACAATGTTCTAAAAAAACCCAACGAAGTTTGCCAAAGTTCAACATATCCTAAGTTTAGCTTTGTTAAATTGGATATAACCGACCGTGAAAATCTTCCTAAGTTGTTCAGCAAACATAACATTGGTATTGTTTGCCATTTAGCTGCACAAGCAGGTGTACGGTATAGCATTGAAAATCCAGAAGCCTATATAGATAGTAATATTGTTGGCTTTCTCAATATTTTGGAATGCTGCAGAAACTTTAAAATAAAACATCTTTTGTATGCCAGCAGCTCGAGTGTTTATGGCAATAACAAATCCATTCCATTTAAGACAACGGATAATGTAGATCATCCTGTGAGTTTGTACGCCGCGACCAAAAAAAGCAATGAACTCATGGCCCACACATATAGCCACCTTTACGATATTCCTACTACAGGGCTACGCTTTTTTACTGTATATGGGCCTTGGGGCAGACCCGATATGGCAATGTTCCTTTTTACCGATGCAATACTAAAAGGCAAGCCGATCAAGGTGTTTAACCATGGGAACATGGAACGTGACTTTACCTATATAGACGATATCGTGACAGGTATTGTGCATATTATTGAAGGAGACCTTGAAAAACGATTGAAATTTGGAGAAAAATATAAAGTCTACAATATTGGAAACAATCAGTCTGTAAAATTAACAGATTTTATCAAAGCCATAGAAGAAGAGTTGGGAACAACGGCACAAAAGGAATTATTGCCCATGCAAGATGGTGATGTTCCCAAGACCTGGGCAGATGTGAAGGACTTAATGAATGATTTTAACTATAGACCAAATACATCAATCAAAAAGGGAGTTGCAAGTTTTGTTTCCTGGTACAAAAATTTTTACGGATATAACCACGAGAATCCTTAA
- a CDS encoding UDP-glucose dehydrogenase family protein, with the protein MRLTVIGTGYVGLVSGTCFAEMGNEVTCIDIDQKKIEGLKKGIIPIYEPGLEPMVLRNVKNGTLHFSTDLSKHIKNCDIAFIAVGTPMGEDGSADLQYVLKVAEQIGQSMDATLIVVDKSTVPVGTADKVRTTIQKELDKRKLNIEFDVVSNPEFLKEGDAINDFMKPDRVVVGADNPEATKKMRQLYAPFFRSSMDRLITMDVRSAEMTKYVANAMLATKISFMNEVANICELVGADVNKVRIGIGSDSRIGYSFIYPGSGYGGSCFPKDVKALKKTATEHGYIPQLIGAVEDVNDRQKLVVAKKIAQRFNEDLKGKTFAIWGLAFKPQTDDMREAPAIYIIKYLVERGAKIQAYDPKAMNEAKEFYLKDLDNISYHDSKYDTLNGAEAMVLLTEWKEFRSPDFNEIKKRLNKAIIFDGRNQYNDTILEELGIEYHQIGKKK; encoded by the coding sequence ATGAGATTAACCGTAATTGGTACTGGCTATGTTGGTTTGGTAAGCGGCACCTGTTTTGCCGAAATGGGCAATGAGGTCACATGTATCGACATTGACCAGAAAAAAATAGAAGGCCTAAAAAAAGGTATCATTCCAATATACGAACCAGGTCTGGAACCAATGGTTCTAAGAAATGTTAAGAACGGAACACTTCATTTTAGCACGGATTTATCAAAACACATCAAAAATTGTGACATTGCCTTTATTGCTGTGGGCACACCTATGGGTGAAGATGGTTCAGCCGACTTACAATATGTATTAAAAGTAGCCGAACAAATAGGTCAGAGCATGGACGCTACCTTAATAGTGGTCGATAAATCAACTGTTCCGGTGGGTACTGCGGACAAAGTTCGGACCACTATTCAAAAAGAACTTGATAAGCGCAAACTGAACATAGAATTTGATGTTGTATCAAACCCGGAGTTTTTAAAGGAAGGTGATGCTATCAACGATTTTATGAAACCTGATCGCGTGGTAGTAGGTGCGGACAACCCTGAAGCCACCAAAAAAATGAGACAACTCTACGCTCCATTTTTTAGGAGCAGCATGGATCGATTGATTACAATGGACGTACGATCTGCGGAAATGACCAAATATGTCGCGAACGCTATGCTAGCGACCAAAATATCCTTTATGAACGAAGTCGCAAATATTTGCGAACTAGTTGGTGCCGATGTGAACAAGGTAAGGATCGGTATTGGCTCGGACAGTAGAATAGGCTACAGTTTTATATATCCAGGTAGTGGTTATGGAGGATCTTGCTTTCCAAAAGACGTTAAAGCCTTAAAAAAAACTGCAACGGAGCATGGCTATATTCCACAACTGATAGGAGCAGTGGAAGATGTGAACGATAGGCAAAAACTGGTAGTGGCCAAAAAAATTGCCCAAAGGTTCAATGAAGATCTTAAAGGAAAAACTTTTGCTATTTGGGGACTTGCCTTTAAGCCTCAAACCGATGATATGAGAGAAGCACCCGCCATTTATATTATAAAATATTTAGTGGAAAGAGGTGCCAAAATCCAAGCGTACGATCCCAAAGCAATGAACGAAGCAAAAGAGTTCTACTTAAAGGACCTTGATAATATTAGTTATCACGATTCCAAATATGACACTTTAAACGGTGCAGAAGCTATGGTTTTATTAACAGAATGGAAAGAATTTAGGTCTCCAGACTTCAATGAAATCAAAAAGCGATTGAACAAAGCCATAATATTTGACGGTAGAAACCAATATAACGATACCATATTGGAAGAATTGGGAATCGAGTACCATCAAATTGGCAAAAAAAAATAA
- a CDS encoding DegT/DnrJ/EryC1/StrS family aminotransferase, producing the protein MNIPFSPPYINEQIKQEVLDSLDSGWITTGPKVKKLENEIELFTNAPRVLCVNSWTSGSILILKWLGVGEGDEVIIPAYTYAATALSIIHAGAIPIMVDINNDFNISASNIKKAITPKTKAIIPVDIAGWPCDYDSIHELVREKSNLFSPSNTIQEQLGRILVISDAAHSIGATYKGKDTGALTDISIFSLHAVKNITTAEGGAICLNLPAPFNNDELYATLRCYALNGQTKDAFTKSKAGSWRYDIVYPGLKINMPDVLAAIGLGQITNYKTQILPRRQDIFKAYNQFFEGKDWAIPPIYSMNKSISSCHLYALRIKDIEEVQRDQIIDLISQKNVAVNVHFQPLPLLSLFKEMGYDIKDFPLAFNQYKNEISLPIYPQLKDEEVKYICQTVSEAVENVMTLNTIKA; encoded by the coding sequence ATGAACATTCCTTTTTCACCACCATATATTAACGAGCAAATAAAACAAGAGGTTTTGGATTCTTTGGATTCAGGTTGGATCACTACTGGGCCTAAAGTAAAAAAACTGGAAAATGAGATTGAACTTTTCACAAATGCACCTAGAGTACTGTGTGTCAACTCATGGACATCAGGCTCAATTTTAATCCTAAAATGGCTTGGTGTTGGAGAAGGTGACGAAGTAATAATCCCTGCGTACACATACGCCGCAACTGCCCTAAGTATAATACATGCTGGAGCTATACCGATTATGGTCGATATCAATAATGACTTTAATATTTCGGCTTCAAATATTAAAAAGGCGATAACCCCAAAAACCAAGGCCATAATCCCTGTAGACATTGCTGGTTGGCCATGCGATTATGACAGTATCCATGAATTAGTGCGAGAAAAATCCAATCTTTTCTCCCCAAGCAATACGATTCAGGAACAACTTGGACGTATACTTGTCATCTCTGATGCCGCCCATTCCATCGGGGCCACTTACAAAGGTAAAGATACGGGTGCATTGACCGATATATCCATTTTTTCCCTCCACGCTGTAAAGAATATCACCACTGCAGAAGGTGGAGCCATATGTTTAAATCTCCCAGCTCCATTCAACAATGATGAGCTTTATGCCACCCTAAGATGTTATGCCTTAAATGGACAAACCAAGGATGCCTTTACAAAGAGTAAAGCCGGGTCTTGGCGATATGATATTGTGTATCCTGGATTAAAAATAAATATGCCCGATGTACTTGCGGCAATAGGACTGGGCCAAATAACAAATTACAAAACGCAAATCCTTCCAAGAAGACAGGATATCTTTAAAGCCTATAACCAGTTTTTTGAAGGAAAAGATTGGGCCATCCCCCCTATTTATTCAATGAATAAAAGCATTTCTTCCTGCCACCTTTATGCCTTGCGCATAAAAGACATTGAGGAGGTTCAAAGAGATCAAATCATTGATTTGATTTCCCAAAAAAATGTTGCCGTGAATGTCCACTTCCAACCTTTGCCCTTACTCAGTCTTTTTAAAGAAATGGGTTATGACATCAAAGACTTTCCCTTGGCTTTCAACCAGTATAAAAATGAGATTTCACTGCCTATCTATCCTCAATTAAAGGATGAGGAAGTAAAATATATATGTCAAACGGTCTCCGAAGCCGTAGAAAATGTAATGACCTTAAACACCATCAAAGCTTAA
- a CDS encoding GNAT family N-acetyltransferase, with product MVIQNNPFTDPTYIKNWTTHYYTDRESFRFDFIKGIEFTKHDRLPLYFNVGEGKSYGMSYEFSTSSNKKDFKHKVFFIYDVLDYFKIKSTPPFKRLGVKKLFSGEGYLVQLKEHDDIDSYLNAQFNSKGRNKLKAGLKKMEKAHAISYKWYYGSISRQKFSALLEAFYKFIEMTYKDKDVKNSHQKKGVKDWYNEMLFQMINEKKASFFVIKDDEKIISVNLAYHADNVMFGAAAVSNPEYISYGMGSIAILKSIEWALENKVSYFDMSKGSFGYKHRWATKTYVSYHHIFFDKACPVSILLANSISLLYWAKQFRKKISNN from the coding sequence ATGGTAATACAGAACAATCCGTTTACAGACCCAACGTACATTAAGAATTGGACCACTCACTATTACACAGACCGTGAATCCTTCAGGTTTGATTTTATTAAAGGTATTGAGTTTACTAAGCACGATCGTTTGCCATTGTATTTTAATGTAGGTGAAGGAAAGTCCTACGGTATGTCTTATGAATTTAGCACATCATCAAACAAGAAAGATTTTAAGCACAAAGTCTTTTTCATCTATGATGTCCTAGACTATTTCAAAATAAAATCTACCCCTCCTTTTAAGAGACTTGGCGTAAAGAAATTGTTTTCTGGTGAGGGATATCTTGTACAGCTAAAAGAACATGATGATATAGATTCTTACCTTAACGCCCAATTTAACTCAAAAGGAAGGAACAAATTAAAGGCAGGCTTAAAAAAAATGGAAAAGGCCCACGCCATTTCCTACAAATGGTATTACGGTAGTATTTCCAGACAAAAATTCTCAGCTCTTCTGGAGGCATTCTATAAGTTCATAGAAATGACCTACAAAGACAAGGACGTCAAAAACAGTCATCAAAAAAAAGGGGTTAAAGACTGGTACAATGAGATGCTCTTTCAAATGATTAACGAAAAGAAAGCTTCTTTTTTTGTGATCAAAGATGATGAAAAAATAATTTCCGTGAATTTAGCGTATCATGCTGACAATGTGATGTTCGGTGCCGCTGCAGTTTCAAATCCAGAATATATATCATATGGCATGGGATCCATTGCCATTTTAAAATCCATAGAATGGGCCCTGGAAAACAAAGTTTCCTATTTTGACATGAGCAAGGGCTCATTTGGTTACAAACACAGGTGGGCTACTAAAACATATGTTTCGTACCACCATATATTTTTTGATAAAGCGTGCCCGGTTTCAATCTTATTGGCCAATTCCATCTCATTGCTATATTGGGCCAAACAGTTTAGAAAAAAAATCTCCAACAACTAG
- a CDS encoding pectate lyase family protein, with the protein MLLVLIFVTLFSCSKDTDLFYQSIEDEIVENIEEETVEEDAQNPPNGEEGGNADVDEEQPTDFITGSLKAFPSAVGFGSNATGGRGGKVIKVTNLNDSGPGSFRAACEESGPRIVIFDVGGTINLSSSVTIENDDITVAGQSAPTDSGGITISGASIRIFASNVIFRYVRIRVGDGGYKNANGAIVGGNSDDYDGLSLFGSRGGDLMIFDHCSISWAIDENVGMAGSSSDPLENITIQNSIISEALDASHHDKGAHSKGALIGLNTQKVTFYKNLLAHNSERNVRSGGGNSFEMINNVVYNFGYASGISSGNVFTVIGNYYKSGVDGAKSSNPQMIDYIADNSYPLSSTQPYISDNYFDVPGNSVEYDTTYDAVMKGVPPISSNITATSALAIVEDVLGNSGSNYPHVDSVDERVINEFRNGTGRIIDTQAQVGGFPSLAMGTPKVDSDGDGMPDGWEIANGFNPNVDDSAGDSDDNGYTNIEEYLYSLTQD; encoded by the coding sequence ATGTTACTTGTATTAATTTTTGTAACCTTATTTTCCTGTTCAAAGGACACGGATCTTTTTTACCAATCCATAGAGGATGAGATAGTTGAGAATATAGAGGAAGAAACAGTTGAGGAAGATGCACAAAATCCTCCCAATGGGGAAGAGGGTGGAAACGCAGATGTAGACGAGGAACAACCTACGGATTTTATTACTGGTTCACTTAAAGCTTTTCCCTCGGCAGTTGGATTTGGAAGCAACGCAACCGGAGGACGTGGCGGGAAAGTGATCAAGGTAACCAATTTGAATGATAGTGGTCCAGGTTCTTTTAGAGCTGCTTGTGAGGAGTCTGGCCCTAGAATTGTAATTTTTGATGTTGGCGGTACGATAAATCTATCTTCCAGTGTAACTATAGAAAATGATGATATTACTGTAGCCGGACAGTCTGCACCTACAGATAGTGGGGGAATAACGATTTCAGGAGCCTCAATACGAATTTTCGCCAGTAATGTAATCTTTAGATACGTGAGAATTAGAGTGGGAGATGGTGGGTATAAAAATGCGAATGGTGCTATAGTTGGTGGAAACAGCGATGATTACGATGGCCTGTCTTTGTTTGGCTCTAGAGGAGGAGACTTGATGATTTTTGACCATTGCTCAATAAGTTGGGCCATTGATGAGAATGTTGGAATGGCAGGTAGCTCCTCCGATCCGCTTGAAAATATCACAATTCAAAACTCTATCATTTCCGAAGCATTAGATGCCTCCCACCATGATAAAGGGGCTCATTCAAAAGGAGCTTTGATAGGACTCAATACACAAAAAGTTACTTTTTATAAAAATTTGTTGGCCCATAATAGTGAGAGAAATGTGCGTTCTGGTGGTGGCAATTCATTTGAAATGATTAATAATGTTGTTTATAATTTTGGATATGCTTCAGGAATAAGCTCTGGAAATGTTTTTACCGTAATAGGAAATTATTATAAGTCTGGTGTGGATGGTGCTAAATCCAGCAACCCACAAATGATTGATTACATTGCGGATAACAGTTATCCTTTAAGCAGTACTCAACCCTATATATCTGACAATTATTTTGATGTTCCTGGCAACTCCGTTGAATATGACACCACATATGACGCCGTAATGAAAGGGGTGCCGCCTATCAGTAGCAACATAACGGCCACTAGCGCATTGGCTATTGTTGAAGATGTTTTGGGAAACAGTGGTTCTAACTATCCTCACGTTGATTCTGTGGATGAAAGGGTTATCAATGAGTTTAGAAATGGAACGGGCCGCATAATAGATACTCAGGCACAAGTAGGAGGATTTCCGTCATTGGCCATGGGGACACCTAAGGTAGATTCGGATGGAGATGGGATGCCTGATGGTTGGGAAATTGCCAATGGTTTTAACCCTAATGTAGATGATAGCGCCGGAGACTCTGATGACAATGGATATACTAATATTGAAGAGTATTTGTACTCTTTGACCCAAGATTGA
- a CDS encoding GNAT family N-acetyltransferase: MVYNNNPFISETYVNKWMSSFFDRKEPKEFSFLEGIKFTKNKFLPLFYNVGTYKSCGMSYAFNNTLKAKGLKNKVIIIYDVPEYFNLDLGNIPANVSLNQVAQYEGFVTELDQFKDIEDFMSKKFPSKKRRKILHPMKQLEDSYNITYEWHFGHIERNTFLKLIDRLYELIDIKFEGKSRENSHTKKGIREWYEDLIYDMINEGKASFIVTKNEDTPIAITLNYHSDNILFSAVPGTDLGYAKYGLGSIMNVKAIEWALNNGYSYFDLSKGSYGYKHKWATRSYNFEYHVLYNKNSPIGFILGNSTVLYYKLKQYVRKKIR; this comes from the coding sequence ATGGTCTACAATAACAACCCATTTATTTCAGAAACTTATGTGAACAAGTGGATGTCCAGCTTTTTTGATAGAAAAGAACCAAAAGAGTTTTCCTTTCTTGAGGGTATCAAATTTACCAAAAATAAGTTTCTTCCCTTGTTCTACAATGTAGGTACATACAAATCTTGTGGAATGTCCTATGCTTTTAACAATACACTAAAGGCGAAAGGCCTAAAGAACAAGGTTATCATAATCTATGATGTACCCGAGTATTTTAATCTTGATTTAGGAAATATCCCGGCCAATGTAAGTCTCAACCAAGTAGCCCAATATGAAGGATTCGTTACGGAGCTTGACCAATTCAAAGATATCGAGGACTTTATGTCAAAAAAGTTTCCCTCCAAAAAAAGGAGGAAAATTTTGCATCCCATGAAACAACTTGAAGACTCCTACAACATAACGTATGAATGGCATTTTGGACATATTGAGCGAAATACGTTCCTTAAGTTAATCGACAGACTTTATGAGCTAATCGATATAAAATTTGAAGGAAAGTCCAGGGAAAACAGTCATACCAAAAAAGGAATCAGGGAATGGTATGAAGATTTGATCTATGATATGATTAATGAAGGTAAAGCCTCTTTCATTGTTACAAAAAACGAGGATACACCCATTGCCATAACCTTGAACTATCATTCGGACAATATTTTGTTCTCTGCGGTTCCGGGAACCGACCTAGGCTATGCCAAATACGGGTTAGGTTCCATAATGAATGTCAAGGCCATCGAATGGGCCCTAAACAATGGATATTCCTATTTTGACCTTTCCAAAGGAAGCTACGGCTATAAACATAAATGGGCGACACGAAGCTATAATTTTGAGTATCATGTACTCTACAACAAAAACTCTCCCATTGGGTTCATCCTTGGAAATTCTACTGTACTGTACTACAAACTGAAACAGTATGTGAGGAAAAAAATAAGATAA
- a CDS encoding sugar transferase gives MKRCMDILCSGIGILLLSPFILSISLLIKLTSKGPIFYKQERVGINKTTFKILKFRTMHVGADNKGLLTVGDRDPRVTKIGYYLRKLKLDELPQLFNVLYGDMSLVGPRPEVRKYVDHYGPEDMVVLSVKPGITDYASIEFRDENEMLKGVVEPDKKYIEEILPIKLTLNKKYIEQSSVLVDIKIILNTIASIFNR, from the coding sequence ATGAAACGATGTATGGACATTCTTTGTTCGGGAATTGGTATACTATTGTTATCACCGTTCATTCTAAGTATTTCCTTGCTTATCAAATTAACTTCAAAAGGTCCCATATTCTACAAACAGGAACGGGTTGGTATAAACAAGACCACCTTTAAAATATTAAAGTTCCGTACCATGCATGTTGGAGCGGACAATAAGGGATTGTTGACGGTGGGTGATAGAGATCCAAGGGTAACCAAAATAGGGTACTATCTGCGAAAATTGAAATTGGATGAACTCCCACAGTTGTTCAATGTACTTTATGGGGATATGAGCTTGGTTGGCCCTAGGCCCGAAGTGAGAAAATACGTGGACCATTATGGTCCTGAAGATATGGTAGTCCTAAGCGTAAAGCCTGGAATAACTGATTATGCCTCCATAGAATTCAGAGATGAGAACGAAATGCTAAAAGGAGTAGTGGAACCGGATAAAAAATATATAGAGGAAATACTCCCAATTAAACTAACGTTAAATAAAAAGTATATAGAACAATCATCCGTACTTGTTGACATCAAAATCATCTTAAATACAATAGCATCAATCTTTAATAGATAA
- a CDS encoding SDR family oxidoreductase, translating to MEIKNLNLKKDFNILVTGGAGFIGSNLCEAILKNGNKVRCLDNFATGKKENIQHLMSNPNFELIEGDIRNSEDCNEACENMDYVLHQAALGSVPRSIKDPFTSNEVNVGGFLNMLIASRDNNIKRFVYAASSSTYGDSKNMPKVEDIIGKPLSPYAITKYVNELYADVFAKTYGMETIGLRYFNVFGRKQDPNGAYAAVIPKFVMQLMKHESPTINGDGSFSRDFTYIDNVIEMNIRAIVSNNVDAVNTVYNVAYGERTTLNQLVGLLKENLSVYDSEISNVEINYGPERTGDVPHSLASIDKARELLNYDPNYNIEQGLKEAVHWYWENLK from the coding sequence ATGGAAATTAAAAATCTAAACCTAAAAAAGGATTTCAATATTTTAGTAACCGGAGGAGCTGGTTTTATTGGATCAAATCTCTGTGAAGCTATACTTAAAAATGGCAACAAAGTAAGATGTTTGGATAATTTTGCCACAGGTAAAAAAGAAAATATTCAACACCTTATGTCCAATCCAAATTTTGAATTGATTGAAGGTGACATCAGAAATTCAGAAGATTGCAACGAAGCATGCGAAAACATGGATTACGTATTGCACCAAGCAGCTTTGGGTTCGGTACCCCGATCCATTAAAGACCCTTTTACCAGCAACGAAGTTAATGTAGGCGGTTTTCTTAACATGTTGATCGCTTCTCGGGACAATAATATAAAACGCTTTGTTTATGCGGCCAGTAGCTCAACCTACGGTGACTCGAAAAACATGCCAAAAGTAGAAGACATTATTGGCAAACCGTTGTCCCCATATGCAATAACCAAATATGTAAACGAATTGTATGCAGATGTTTTTGCCAAAACATACGGTATGGAGACCATCGGTCTTAGATATTTCAATGTATTTGGCCGAAAGCAGGATCCCAATGGTGCCTATGCAGCAGTAATCCCTAAGTTTGTTATGCAATTAATGAAGCACGAATCCCCGACTATTAATGGTGACGGTAGCTTTTCCCGGGATTTTACCTATATAGACAATGTAATTGAAATGAACATCAGGGCAATTGTCAGTAACAATGTCGATGCTGTGAATACCGTTTATAATGTAGCTTATGGAGAACGTACAACCCTTAACCAACTTGTTGGTCTACTTAAAGAGAACCTGAGTGTTTACGACTCGGAAATATCTAACGTAGAAATTAACTACGGTCCTGAAAGAACCGGAGATGTACCCCATTCCTTAGCGTCGATAGATAAAGCTAGAGAACTTTTAAATTACGATCCTAATTACAATATTGAACAAGGATTAAAAGAAGCTGTTCATTGGTACTGGGAAAACTTGAAGTAA